A window from Caulobacter sp. X encodes these proteins:
- a CDS encoding YdbH domain-containing protein, with protein sequence MAEPSTAAASKEPPRKAWGRARLVDLGLEAVSLSMLAFIATGLVVWSGRREISRELAESWLRDHGIEAAVEIDDLDATGFSGRVRLGSRDNPVFAADRLEVAYDLAAPWTGERFGVQTKAVRLVRPRILASVDRKGRVRFGALQPLIDEVLKAPKKPNVPGPAILVEDARLDLSTPGGRVRVTGDASLDDGQLLRLDGRLAPLRYAVPDLALTTKGATVTARKRGDRLTVEVSLAIDSLEARDADLAGAVAKLSADLPYPDLAAMKANGPLEARLALTAGNGRVAETQGRDLAADLSLAGRFDGGLDAFAFLGRSRGVVRGDRLSAPTLEARSASLSLDAPRITIGRQAGRTTVRGAMQSSLVADQALAGGTALRGLKASAGSANLGMAFDSQGLAVSGPLALDATAQRLANGGVALSDARLEARGKIDQGPGGLTLALNGSARGRSGISAPDAERLAALIPNPAYGKPLSRALRTFELAAPSLGLDIKGGRTRATLAQGATLSAPNGVKVAIAAPKGLLLDAGPEGARGALQVSLTGGGLPTVKALAPQWRMAGGVLTSPLSLAVENFDLPPIQGVTGQVDGQARLAGGRFTLTASKCSPLTAKAYALGDNPVTDIKAELCPAKAPLVLAGAGGWSANLMFEDGEGALAVAQAKLQGIKGEASFGGTGGFDRASVRVEQAAATDAAPERRFNPILAKGQLALTGGVWGGTFQAATPTGAPLGEIRLRHVVATGRGQADIDASKLVFAKDGLQPGDLSPMASFAREAKGPASFTGVFAWDGQGATSRGRLVANRIDFTSPIGFVATLDGAVDFDSLAPLTTRPGQSLKVVRIDSLVPLTAVESVFQLGADALHISKATFEAAKGRISIEPTDVPLAADKTIRGVIVVEHLDLGELIAASSLAEKVKVQAVVDGRLPFTFGPEGLRFQQGKISAIQPGRLEISRAALTNVAASPTDAPGAPPSPPAQVNAIQDFAYQAMENLAFDQLEAGVNSTDKGRLGILFHIKGQHDPKVPEKAKVGLIDLIRGRAFDKRIALPAKTPVDLTLDTSLNFDELLADWRSWFERQGSQTPPRSGPVQP encoded by the coding sequence ATGGCCGAACCCTCCACCGCCGCCGCATCGAAAGAGCCGCCCCGCAAGGCGTGGGGCCGCGCGCGGCTGGTCGATCTCGGCCTCGAGGCCGTGTCCTTGTCGATGCTGGCCTTCATCGCCACCGGGCTCGTCGTCTGGTCGGGACGGCGCGAGATCAGCCGCGAACTGGCCGAGAGCTGGCTGCGCGACCACGGGATCGAGGCCGCCGTCGAGATCGACGACCTGGACGCCACGGGCTTTTCCGGCCGTGTCCGCCTGGGATCGCGCGACAACCCGGTTTTCGCCGCCGATCGGCTGGAGGTCGCCTACGACCTGGCCGCGCCCTGGACCGGCGAGCGGTTTGGCGTTCAGACCAAGGCCGTGCGGCTGGTTCGCCCGAGAATCCTGGCCAGCGTCGATCGGAAGGGCCGCGTCCGCTTTGGCGCGCTTCAGCCCCTGATCGACGAGGTCCTGAAGGCGCCCAAGAAACCCAACGTCCCCGGCCCGGCGATCCTGGTCGAGGACGCGCGCCTGGATCTTTCCACCCCTGGCGGCCGCGTCCGCGTCACCGGCGACGCCAGCCTCGACGACGGCCAGCTGTTGCGCCTGGATGGCCGCCTGGCCCCTCTGCGCTACGCCGTCCCCGACCTGGCGTTGACGACCAAGGGCGCCACGGTGACCGCCCGCAAGCGCGGCGATCGCCTGACCGTCGAGGTCTCGCTGGCGATCGACAGCCTGGAGGCGAGGGACGCCGATCTCGCCGGCGCGGTCGCCAAGCTGTCGGCGGACCTGCCCTATCCCGATCTTGCCGCGATGAAGGCCAACGGGCCGCTGGAGGCTCGGCTGGCGCTGACGGCCGGGAACGGCCGGGTCGCCGAGACGCAGGGGCGTGATCTCGCCGCCGATTTGAGCTTGGCTGGGCGCTTCGATGGCGGGCTCGACGCCTTCGCCTTCCTCGGCCGGTCGCGCGGCGTGGTGCGGGGCGATCGACTGTCGGCGCCGACGCTGGAGGCCCGTTCGGCCAGTCTGTCGCTGGACGCGCCCCGGATCACCATCGGTCGCCAGGCGGGGCGCACGACCGTGCGGGGGGCGATGCAGTCCAGTCTGGTCGCGGACCAGGCCTTGGCCGGTGGAACGGCGCTGCGGGGTCTGAAGGCTTCGGCCGGCTCCGCCAACCTGGGCATGGCGTTCGACAGCCAGGGCCTTGCGGTCAGCGGCCCGTTGGCGCTCGACGCGACCGCCCAGCGCTTGGCGAACGGCGGCGTGGCGCTCTCCGACGCGCGGTTGGAGGCTAGGGGCAAGATCGACCAGGGGCCGGGCGGCCTGACCCTGGCCTTGAACGGCTCGGCGCGCGGTCGCAGCGGAATCTCGGCCCCCGACGCCGAGCGCCTGGCGGCGCTGATTCCCAATCCGGCCTATGGCAAGCCGCTATCCCGCGCCTTGCGGACGTTCGAGCTGGCCGCGCCCAGCCTTGGGCTGGACATCAAGGGCGGCCGGACGCGCGCGACCCTGGCCCAAGGCGCGACCCTGTCGGCTCCGAACGGCGTGAAGGTCGCGATCGCCGCGCCTAAGGGCTTGCTGCTCGACGCCGGTCCCGAGGGCGCTCGGGGCGCATTGCAGGTCTCGCTGACGGGCGGCGGACTGCCGACCGTGAAGGCGCTGGCGCCGCAATGGCGGATGGCGGGCGGCGTGCTGACCTCGCCGCTGTCTCTGGCGGTCGAGAATTTCGACCTGCCGCCGATCCAGGGCGTCACGGGCCAAGTTGACGGCCAGGCGCGGCTGGCGGGCGGGCGCTTCACCCTGACGGCGTCCAAGTGCTCGCCGCTGACCGCCAAGGCCTATGCGCTGGGCGACAACCCGGTCACGGACATCAAGGCCGAGCTGTGCCCGGCCAAGGCGCCGCTAGTCCTGGCCGGCGCGGGCGGCTGGAGCGCGAACCTCATGTTCGAGGACGGCGAAGGCGCCCTGGCCGTGGCCCAGGCCAAACTGCAAGGGATCAAGGGCGAGGCCAGCTTCGGCGGGACGGGCGGCTTCGATCGCGCCAGCGTGCGGGTCGAGCAAGCCGCCGCGACCGACGCCGCGCCCGAGCGACGCTTCAACCCGATCCTCGCGAAGGGTCAGCTGGCTCTGACCGGCGGCGTCTGGGGCGGGACCTTCCAGGCCGCGACTCCGACCGGCGCGCCGCTGGGCGAGATCCGTTTGCGCCACGTCGTGGCGACGGGCCGGGGGCAGGCCGATATCGACGCCTCCAAGCTGGTGTTCGCCAAGGACGGCCTGCAGCCGGGCGATCTTTCGCCGATGGCCAGCTTCGCCCGCGAGGCCAAGGGCCCGGCCAGCTTCACCGGGGTCTTCGCCTGGGACGGCCAGGGCGCGACCAGCCGCGGCCGCCTGGTCGCCAACCGGATCGATTTCACCAGTCCGATCGGCTTCGTCGCCACGCTCGATGGCGCTGTCGACTTCGACAGCCTGGCGCCGCTGACCACGCGGCCGGGGCAGTCCCTGAAGGTCGTGCGCATCGACTCCCTGGTGCCGTTGACGGCGGTTGAGTCGGTGTTCCAGCTGGGCGCCGACGCCCTGCACATCTCCAAGGCGACGTTCGAGGCGGCCAAGGGGCGGATTTCGATCGAGCCGACCGACGTGCCCCTGGCGGCCGACAAGACGATCAGGGGCGTGATCGTGGTCGAGCACCTGGACCTCGGCGAACTGATCGCCGCCTCGTCCCTGGCCGAGAAGGTCAAGGTCCAGGCGGTGGTCGACGGCCGCCTGCCGTTCACCTTCGGGCCCGAAGGGCTGCGCTTCCAGCAGGGCAAGATCAGCGCCATCCAGCCGGGTCGGCTGGAAATCTCGCGCGCGGCCCTGACCAACGTCGCCGCCAGCCCGACCGACGCGCCAGGCGCGCCGCCGTCGCCGCCCGCTCAGGTCAACGCCATCCAGGACTTCGCTTATCAGGCCATGGAGAACCTGGCGTTCGACCAGCTGGAGGCCGGCGTGAACAGCACCGACAAGGGCCGGCTGGGAATCCTGTTCCACATCAAGGGCCAGCACGACCCGAAGGTCCCGGAGAAGGCGAAGGTCGGCTTGATAGACCTGATCCGCGGTCGCGCCTTCGACAAGCGCATCGCCCTGCCAGCCAAGACGCCGGTCGATCTGACCCTCGACACGTCCTTGAACTTCGACGAGCTTCTGGCCGACTGGCGCAGCTGGTTCGAACGCCAGGGATCCCAGACACCGCCCCGTTCAGGTCCGGTTCAACCGTGA
- a CDS encoding YnbE family lipoprotein produces the protein MRQRALFLGLAMTGALAAAACTPTVRVKVDPINIYAKLDADVRVRLDKEVQSLIQQNPNLF, from the coding sequence ATGAGACAGCGCGCCCTTTTTCTGGGCCTCGCCATGACGGGAGCCCTGGCGGCGGCCGCCTGCACCCCGACGGTGCGGGTCAAGGTCGATCCGATCAACATCTACGCCAAGCTGGACGCCGACGTGCGCGTGCGGCTGGACAAGGAAGTCCAGTCGCTGATCCAGCAAAACCCGAACCTGTTCTAA